In one window of Henckelia pumila isolate YLH828 chromosome 1, ASM3356847v2, whole genome shotgun sequence DNA:
- the LOC140874460 gene encoding uncharacterized protein — MKILKVNNVVAITGGEPQMVEKTRMEWTNEVKKKANLDNVAKDILYQTLDKNMFSKIKACSTAKEIWEKLTHLCERNDQTKENKLTVVIQMFDNVKMKPGETMTEFDERFSNIICELISLGKIYTNREIALKVMRALPKEWDVKTIAMRESKDLNKLELHDLFADLKAYEFELGIRTEEEPSASNPTKALTTTILSQPIEDTTKKTAEQMSGEAMSLFIKRFGKFMRNNKKLKPYYKQDHTEDGPACFNCGKQDHFIVDCTKPKNEERKQHYEKKKGKEERRTYRKKEKKVLVADEGKSKWAETESDSTDTDSSSEESGEEQVQCLMANSIHEEDDIEVFDFNSSDFLQEELIQALNEMVTEYKKLSISFEEAKTEKACLIDKSRESSCLQQKELDGLKTKLNLLVTKNDSMKRVFQAILFENQKFLKTINAWNKASVSLDKIHENQKQSSDKTGLGYGSNECTDSKKNTQSYSSGNNPNVMRFVQSSTIYEHAEPDVDVKQPSRYEKGKHEGLGYVKPKIPRKEETWNKPRLNEQIMGNQTKFKQSRFEPSQLKYRNHRVTHNQHFNCKPIQK, encoded by the coding sequence ATGAAGATTCTCAAAGTCAACAATGTTGTAGCCATAACAGGAGGAGAACCACAGATGGTCGAGAAAACCAGAATGGAGTGGACTAATGAGGTTAAGAAGAAAGCAAATCTTGATAACGTAGCCAAAGATATACTATACCAGACGCTGGACAAAAATATGTTTAGCAAAATCAAGGCGTGCTCAACCGCCaaagaaatttgggagaaaCTCACTCATCTGTGCGAACGGAACgaccaaaccaaagaaaacaaACTCACTGTAGTAATACAGATGTTTGACAATGTcaagatgaaaccaggagaaacaATGACTGAGTTTGACGAAAGATTCAgcaatattatttgtgaattaATTTCTCTTGGAAAGATATACACTAATCGTGAAATTGCTTTGAAGGTTATGCGAGCACTACCCAAAGAATGGGATGTCAAGACCATAGCCATGAGGGAATCAAAAGATCTAAACAAGCTAGAGCTTCATGATctgtttgcagatctcaaagcatatgagtttgaacttggaatcCGAACAGAGGAAGAACCATCAGCTTCAAACCCCACCAAGGCACTAACGACAACTATCCTATCTCAACCGATCGAGGATACAACAAAGAAGACAGCTGAACAAATGAGTGGAGAAGCTATGTCTCTCTTTATCAAAAGGTTTGGGAAATTTATGCGTAATAATAAAAAGTTAAAACCTTACTACAAACAAGACCATACAGAGGATGGTCCCGCATGCTTTAATTGTGGCAAGCAAGACCATTTTATTGTAGATTGTACTAAACCTAAGAATGAAGAAAGAAAGCAGCACTATGAGAAGAAGAAAggcaaagaagaaagaagaacatATCGAAAGAAGGAGAAAAAGGTACTAGTTGCAGACGAAGGGAAAAGCAAATGGGCTGAAACAGAATCTGACTCAACCGATACAGATAGCTCATCCGAGGAAAGCGGGGAAGAGCAAGTTCAATGTCTCATGGCTAACTCCATACATGAAGAAGACGACATTGAGGTATTTGACTTCAACTCATCTGACTTTTTACAAGAGGAACTCATTCAGGCATTGAATGAGATGGTCACTGAGTATAAGAAGCTTTCTATATCATTCGAGGAAGCAAAAACAGAAAAAGCATGTCTCATTGATAAATCAAGGGAATCTAGCTGTTTACAGCAAAAAGAACTTGATGGTCTAAAGACTAAGCTAAATCTGTTAGTTACTAAGAATGATAGTATGAaacgagtattccaagctattttatttgaaaatcaaaagtttCTTAAAACAATCAATGCTTGGAATAAGGCTTCTGTCTCTTTGGATAAGATACATGAGAACCAGAAACAATCAAgtgataaaaccggtcttggATATGGATCAAATGAATGTACTGACTCAAAAAAAAATACTCAATCGTACTCTAGTGGGAACAATCCCAATGTGATGAGATTTGTTCAATCtagtacgatatatgaacacgctGAACCAGATGTAGATGTTAAACAGCCAAGTCGCTATGAAAAAGGTAAGCATGAAGGACTAGGATATGTGAAACCTAAGATCCCAAGGAAAGAAGAGACATGGAATAAACCAAGATTGAATGAACAAATAATGGGAAACCAAACTAAGTTCAAACAatcaaggtttgaaccaagtcaaCTCAAGTACAGGAATCATCGGGTGACACATAACCAACACTTCAATTGTAAGCCTATTCAAAAATGA